Proteins found in one Flavobacterium channae genomic segment:
- a CDS encoding TonB-dependent receptor: protein MKHRLKLFLFLLLFSILGFGQEKVTLSGVISDANNNETLIGVSVYISDLNIGAYTNEYGFYSITLPKGNHTIQISYLGFETISEELEILQNTNKNIRLKESNQELKEVVITENTDKTNIKKPEMSVNKLSINTIKQMPVLLGEVDIIKSLLLLPGVTNAGEGQSGFNVRGGGADQNLVLLDEATLYNTSHVFGLFSVFNADAIKDLKLYKGGIPSRFGGRAASVLDVYQKDGNSNKFSMNGGIGLISSRLLAEGPIVKDKGSFLISGRGSYAHLFLKLTDNENSAYFYDLNTKLNYKLNKNNNLYLSGYFGRDIFNLNESFRNTYGNTTLNMRWNHLFSDKLFSNLSLIYSNYFYGLELDFIGFNWKSTIQNYNLKYDFKYYLSDKIKFNFGANITKFDINPGTIEPLDENSSINYRQLDKKYAFENALYAEVEQNLSKKLSVMYGLRFSSFYRVGASTINYYDNNQPVLYDEDLKIYEKATPSSTKYFGSNDKIADYSNFEPRFTISYELNKDQSIKAGYNRMVQYMQLVSNTASPTPLDVWTPSDNYIKPQIADQIAVGYFKNFKDGDYTLELETYYKKVKNRIDYIDGADLIANEAIEQVILNGRMRSYGLEMMIRKNEGRLNGWIAYTLSRSEQQTPGRTATEVGINNGDWYRSAYDKTHNLAITGNYKLSKKWSFGANFILQSGQPVTFPSGKYVFQGVTVPSYNSRNRDRLPAYHRLDISATLTPKKYENKKFKAEWVFGIYNLYSRYNAASITFRQNDETGTNEAVKLSIFGIVPSVSYNFKF from the coding sequence ATGAAGCATCGTCTAAAACTCTTCTTGTTTTTACTCTTATTCTCAATTCTTGGTTTTGGACAAGAAAAAGTAACGCTTAGCGGGGTAATTTCTGACGCAAACAACAATGAAACTTTAATTGGTGTTTCAGTTTATATAAGTGATTTAAACATTGGAGCTTATACTAACGAATACGGATTTTATTCTATTACACTACCTAAAGGAAATCATACAATTCAAATAAGTTATTTGGGATTTGAAACCATTTCAGAAGAACTCGAAATTCTTCAAAACACTAATAAGAATATTAGGCTTAAAGAAAGCAATCAAGAACTTAAAGAAGTTGTCATAACGGAGAACACCGATAAAACAAATATTAAAAAACCTGAAATGAGTGTTAACAAACTTTCAATTAACACTATTAAACAAATGCCTGTTTTATTAGGTGAAGTTGACATTATCAAATCGCTTTTACTTTTACCTGGAGTAACAAATGCTGGTGAAGGACAATCTGGTTTTAATGTTCGTGGTGGTGGTGCCGATCAAAACTTAGTGCTTTTAGACGAAGCAACTTTGTACAATACTTCACATGTTTTTGGTTTGTTCTCCGTTTTTAATGCCGATGCAATTAAAGATTTAAAATTATACAAAGGTGGAATTCCTTCTCGATTTGGTGGTAGAGCAGCTTCTGTTTTAGATGTTTATCAGAAAGACGGAAATAGCAATAAATTCAGTATGAATGGTGGAATAGGATTAATTTCAAGTCGTTTATTAGCTGAAGGACCAATTGTAAAAGACAAAGGTTCGTTCTTAATTTCTGGTCGTGGTTCTTATGCCCATTTATTTTTAAAACTGACCGACAATGAAAATTCGGCTTACTTTTATGATTTGAATACAAAATTGAATTACAAACTCAATAAGAACAATAACTTGTATTTGTCAGGGTATTTTGGTAGAGATATATTCAATTTGAATGAATCGTTCCGAAACACTTATGGCAACACTACTTTAAACATGAGATGGAACCATTTATTTTCTGATAAATTATTTTCTAACTTATCCTTAATTTACAGTAATTACTTCTACGGACTTGAATTAGATTTCATAGGATTTAACTGGAAATCAACCATTCAAAATTATAACCTGAAATACGATTTTAAATACTATTTATCGGATAAAATCAAGTTTAATTTTGGAGCCAATATCACCAAGTTTGATATTAATCCAGGAACTATTGAACCTTTAGACGAAAACTCTTCAATCAATTACCGTCAATTAGATAAAAAATACGCTTTTGAAAATGCTCTTTATGCTGAAGTTGAACAAAATCTATCTAAAAAGTTGTCAGTCATGTATGGATTACGATTCAGTTCGTTTTACAGAGTTGGTGCATCTACAATAAATTATTACGACAATAACCAACCTGTTTTATATGATGAAGATTTAAAAATTTACGAAAAAGCGACACCTTCAAGTACCAAATATTTTGGTTCAAATGATAAAATAGCAGACTATTCGAATTTTGAACCACGATTTACAATCTCATACGAATTGAATAAAGATCAATCAATAAAAGCAGGTTACAATCGAATGGTTCAATACATGCAATTGGTTTCAAATACAGCCTCACCTACTCCATTAGACGTTTGGACACCAAGCGATAATTACATTAAACCTCAAATTGCTGATCAAATTGCAGTAGGCTATTTCAAAAACTTTAAAGACGGAGATTATACTTTAGAACTAGAAACGTATTACAAAAAAGTAAAAAACAGAATCGATTATATTGATGGCGCTGATTTAATTGCAAACGAAGCTATTGAACAAGTAATTCTTAATGGTAGAATGCGTTCTTATGGTTTAGAAATGATGATTCGTAAAAATGAAGGAAGATTAAACGGATGGATTGCCTATACTTTATCACGATCAGAACAACAAACTCCTGGTAGAACAGCTACTGAAGTAGGCATCAATAATGGTGATTGGTATCGCTCTGCTTATGATAAAACCCATAATTTGGCCATAACAGGAAATTACAAATTAAGTAAAAAATGGAGTTTTGGCGCTAATTTCATCTTACAATCTGGACAACCTGTTACATTTCCATCAGGAAAATATGTTTTTCAAGGCGTAACCGTTCCAAGTTACAATTCGAGAAATAGAGACAGACTCCCTGCTTATCACAGATTGGATATTTCGGCAACTTTAACACCAAAAAAATACGAAAATAAAAAATTCAAAGCCGAATGGGTTTTTGGTATTTACAACCTTTACAGTAGATACAATGCGGCTTCAATTACATTTAGACAAAATGATGAAACCGGAACAAATGAAGCGGTAAAACTATCCATTTTTGGTATTGTCCCTTCAGTGTCGTATAATTTTAAATTTTAA
- a CDS encoding DUF4249 domain-containing protein encodes MKNLSIYILLFVTSLFTISCEEVVDVNLNNSEPKLVIEAVIKWQKGTTGENQTIKLSLTNDFYTNDVLPANDAVVTITNSANVVFNFVQVPNTEDYACDNFQPVIGETYHLEVLYEGELYTATDVLYATPDIINVEQETVTGFGGDDQIQVKYFYQDNGAEENYYLLQVKNPNKQIPEFGVISDEFFQGNVMFGFYGSTETEPGITLDLSVQGVSKGYYNYMNKLITIAGSGSGNPFATPPATVRGNISNTTNNPNYPLGYFALGEVSTVEYLVQ; translated from the coding sequence ATGAAAAACCTTTCTATATACATATTACTATTTGTGACATCATTATTTACAATAAGTTGTGAAGAAGTTGTTGATGTAAATTTAAACAATTCGGAACCAAAATTGGTTATCGAAGCTGTAATTAAATGGCAAAAAGGAACAACCGGAGAAAATCAGACTATTAAACTTAGTTTAACAAATGATTTTTATACCAATGATGTTTTACCAGCAAATGATGCCGTAGTTACCATAACAAATAGTGCTAATGTTGTTTTTAATTTCGTTCAAGTGCCTAATACAGAAGATTATGCTTGTGATAACTTTCAACCTGTTATTGGAGAAACTTATCATTTAGAAGTTCTTTATGAAGGAGAATTATATACTGCAACAGACGTTTTGTATGCTACTCCGGATATTATTAATGTAGAACAAGAAACGGTAACAGGTTTTGGTGGTGACGATCAAATTCAGGTTAAATATTTTTATCAAGATAATGGTGCAGAGGAAAACTACTATTTACTACAAGTTAAAAACCCTAACAAACAAATCCCAGAATTTGGAGTTATTAGCGATGAGTTTTTTCAAGGAAATGTTATGTTTGGATTTTATGGAAGTACCGAAACCGAACCTGGAATTACTTTAGATTTGAGCGTTCAAGGTGTTTCTAAAGGTTATTATAATTATATGAATAAATTAATTACTATTGCTGGTAGTGGTTCTGGAAATCCATTTGCAACGCCACCAGCTACAGTAAGAGGAAATATTAGCAATACTACAAATAATCCAAATTATCCTTTGGGTTATTTTGCACTTGGCGAAGTGTCTACTGTTGAATATTTGGTTCAGTAA
- a CDS encoding thiamine diphosphokinase: MSSHHIVRDDQEPALIIANGAECSEELLGQLLEWSPLVIVLDSAIERVLKLGIKVDVLLGDFDRGFDPEYYLEKQYPLEIVYAPDQNKTDLEKAFDYLIEKGHKAVNVIWATGKRADHTITNITSIVKFRNKLKIVLLDDHSKIFLLPNTFEKWYTKNTPISLIPIGEVTGIHSSNLFYPLSNHSLTIGYKTGSSNHVTKDGIVTITHEQGDLLLMECWD, from the coding sequence ATGTCTTCACATCATATAGTTAGAGATGATCAAGAACCTGCATTAATAATTGCTAACGGTGCTGAATGTAGCGAAGAATTATTAGGTCAATTACTCGAATGGTCACCATTAGTAATTGTATTAGACTCTGCTATTGAAAGAGTTTTAAAATTAGGAATCAAAGTAGATGTGTTACTTGGTGATTTTGATCGTGGATTTGACCCAGAATATTATTTAGAAAAACAATATCCTTTAGAAATTGTTTACGCTCCTGACCAAAATAAAACTGATTTAGAAAAAGCATTTGATTACCTCATCGAAAAAGGTCATAAAGCGGTAAATGTAATTTGGGCGACTGGCAAACGTGCTGATCATACAATTACTAACATTACAAGTATCGTTAAATTCAGAAATAAATTGAAAATCGTATTACTTGACGATCATTCTAAAATATTTTTATTACCCAACACTTTTGAAAAATGGTATACTAAAAACACTCCTATTTCACTCATTCCAATAGGAGAAGTTACCGGAATTCATTCTTCTAATCTTTTTTATCCATTATCCAACCATTCCTTAACAATTGGATACAAAACAGGAAGTAGCAATCATGTTACCAAAGATGGAATAGTGACAATCACGCACGAGCAAGGAGATTTATTATTAATGGAATGTTGGGATTAA
- the uvrB gene encoding excinuclease ABC subunit UvrB, which translates to MKLQVISDYKPTGDQPQAIEKLSKGILNGEKYQTLLGVTGSGKTFTVANVVQEVQRPTLILAHNKTLAAQLYSEFKQFFPNNSVQYFVSYYDYYQPEAFIPVTGTYIEKDLSINDELEKLRLSTTSALLSGRRDIIVISSVSCLYGIGNPVEFQKNVINLEIGQQISRTKLLHQLVQSLYSRTEAEFAAGNFRIKGDIVEIYPSYGDEPFRIHFFGDEIEEIEAFDSRTAQVIERYEKLTIYPANMFVTSPDVLQNAIWAIQQDLVKQVDYFKEIGKHLEAKRLEERTNFDLEMIRELGYCSGIENYSRYLDGREPGTRPFCLLDYFPDDFLMVVDESHVTISQVHAMYGGDRSRKENLVEYGFRLPAAMDNRPLKFEEFEALQNQVIYVSATPADYELQKSEGIYVEQVIRPTGLLDPIIEIRPSANQIDDLIEEIQLRCEADERVLVTTLTKRMAEELAKYLTKVAIRCRYIHSDVDTLERVEIMQDLRKGIFDVLIGVNLLREGLDLPEVSLVAILDADKEGFLRSHRSLTQTVGRAARNVNGKAIMYADKITASMQKTIDETNYRREKQIRYNTENNLQPKALNKSLGSALSGNSVSTGYFEKEALKAAEPESLYLSKPEIEKKIRDLRKMMEKAAKELDFMQAAKLRDEIKVLQDKL; encoded by the coding sequence ATGAAACTCCAAGTTATTTCCGATTACAAACCTACTGGCGACCAACCTCAAGCTATTGAAAAACTTTCAAAAGGTATTTTAAATGGTGAAAAGTATCAAACACTTTTAGGAGTTACAGGATCTGGAAAAACATTTACAGTAGCTAATGTTGTGCAAGAAGTGCAACGTCCAACCTTGATTTTGGCGCACAATAAAACATTAGCCGCACAGTTGTATTCTGAGTTTAAACAGTTTTTCCCTAATAATTCGGTGCAATACTTTGTATCATACTACGATTATTACCAACCCGAAGCGTTTATTCCTGTAACAGGAACTTACATAGAAAAAGATTTATCGATTAATGATGAACTTGAAAAACTTCGATTAAGCACTACTTCGGCCTTACTATCAGGAAGAAGAGATATTATTGTAATTTCATCTGTTTCATGTCTGTACGGTATCGGAAATCCAGTGGAATTTCAAAAAAACGTAATCAATTTAGAAATTGGACAACAAATTTCGAGAACTAAATTATTACATCAATTGGTGCAAAGTTTATATTCGAGAACCGAAGCAGAATTTGCCGCTGGAAATTTCAGAATTAAAGGTGATATTGTAGAAATTTATCCTAGTTATGGAGACGAACCTTTCCGAATTCACTTTTTTGGAGATGAAATCGAAGAAATAGAAGCATTTGACTCAAGAACAGCTCAGGTTATTGAACGTTATGAAAAACTGACAATTTATCCAGCCAATATGTTTGTTACTTCTCCAGATGTATTGCAAAATGCCATTTGGGCAATCCAACAAGATTTGGTAAAACAAGTGGATTATTTCAAAGAAATCGGAAAACATTTAGAAGCAAAAAGACTAGAAGAAAGAACTAATTTTGACTTAGAAATGATTCGAGAATTAGGCTATTGTTCTGGAATTGAAAATTATTCTCGTTACCTTGACGGAAGAGAACCTGGAACACGACCTTTCTGTTTATTGGATTATTTTCCAGATGATTTTTTAATGGTTGTTGACGAAAGTCACGTTACTATATCACAGGTTCACGCCATGTATGGAGGAGATAGAAGTCGAAAAGAGAACTTAGTAGAATATGGTTTCCGATTGCCTGCTGCTATGGACAATCGCCCGTTAAAATTTGAGGAGTTTGAAGCCTTACAAAATCAAGTTATTTATGTTTCTGCAACTCCTGCCGATTACGAATTGCAAAAATCGGAAGGAATTTATGTAGAACAAGTAATTCGTCCAACTGGATTATTAGATCCAATCATTGAAATTCGTCCTAGCGCTAATCAAATTGACGATTTAATCGAAGAGATTCAACTTAGATGTGAAGCTGACGAACGTGTTTTGGTTACTACTTTAACCAAACGTATGGCGGAAGAATTGGCAAAATACTTAACAAAAGTGGCTATTCGTTGTCGTTATATTCATTCTGATGTAGACACTTTAGAGCGAGTTGAAATCATGCAAGATTTACGTAAAGGAATTTTTGATGTTTTAATTGGTGTTAACTTACTTCGTGAAGGGTTGGATTTACCCGAAGTATCGCTAGTAGCTATTTTAGATGCAGACAAAGAAGGTTTTTTAAGAAGCCATCGTTCGTTAACACAAACTGTAGGTCGTGCTGCTCGTAACGTAAATGGAAAAGCGATTATGTATGCTGATAAAATTACGGCATCGATGCAAAAAACAATAGATGAAACCAATTACAGAAGAGAAAAACAAATACGCTACAATACAGAAAACAACTTACAACCAAAGGCTTTAAATAAAAGTTTAGGAAGTGCATTGAGCGGAAATTCGGTTTCAACAGGATATTTTGAAAAAGAAGCTTTAAAAGCAGCTGAACCTGAAAGTTTGTACTTATCAAAACCTGAAATTGAAAAGAAAATTCGAGACTTACGCAAAATGATGGAAAAAGCAGCAAAAGAACTCGATTTTATGCAAGCAGCTAAACTAAGAGACGAGATAAAAGTATTACAAGACAAACTATAA
- a CDS encoding DMP19 family protein, producing the protein MSNIANILKLEDEIQIIEAIGEIIWQKKEETEDFSTLTDEEKVFVFVDLFEGAMGEGGFQFFFNSDAGDFVEEIITSYNEIKAVKTAKLISKALELFPANKYSPDAEIRSAFIAKADENILSGWEDLDELFFENETEEDIVTLIVDYIKANEDQFGS; encoded by the coding sequence ATGAGCAATATTGCAAACATTTTAAAACTTGAAGACGAAATCCAAATTATTGAAGCAATTGGTGAAATCATTTGGCAAAAAAAAGAAGAAACCGAAGACTTTTCTACACTAACTGATGAAGAAAAAGTTTTTGTTTTTGTAGATCTTTTTGAAGGTGCTATGGGCGAAGGTGGTTTTCAATTTTTCTTCAATTCAGATGCAGGTGATTTTGTAGAAGAAATCATCACTTCGTATAACGAAATCAAAGCTGTGAAAACAGCAAAATTAATTTCTAAAGCTTTAGAATTATTTCCAGCAAATAAATATTCTCCAGATGCTGAAATAAGAAGTGCTTTTATTGCAAAAGCAGATGAAAACATTCTTTCGGGTTGGGAAGACTTAGACGAATTATTCTTTGAAAACGAAACGGAAGAAGATATTGTAACTTTAATAGTAGACTATATTAAAGCAAATGAAGATCAATTTGGCTCTTAA
- a CDS encoding VOC family protein, with protein sequence MAAVNVYLTFNGNTEEAFNFYKSVFGGEFSYIGKFKDMPADENCPPPSEEEGNRIMHVSLPISKETVLMASDSTSFSGDVTFGNNFSVSINADSKEEADKLFNGLSAGGNVIMAMEKTFWGAYFGMFTDKFGINWMVNFDEMPK encoded by the coding sequence ATGGCAGCAGTAAATGTATATTTAACGTTTAACGGTAATACCGAAGAGGCTTTTAATTTTTACAAATCGGTTTTTGGTGGCGAGTTTAGCTACATCGGTAAATTCAAAGATATGCCTGCAGATGAAAATTGTCCTCCTCCAAGTGAAGAAGAAGGCAATCGTATTATGCACGTAAGTTTACCAATTAGTAAAGAAACTGTTCTAATGGCAAGTGATAGTACATCTTTTAGTGGCGATGTAACTTTCGGGAATAACTTTTCAGTTTCTATTAATGCGGATAGCAAAGAAGAAGCAGATAAATTGTTCAACGGACTTTCAGCGGGTGGAAACGTAATTATGGCAATGGAAAAAACATTCTGGGGCGCTTATTTCGGAATGTTTACTGATAAATTTGGTATCAATTGGATGGTAAATTTTGACGAAATGCCTAAATAA
- a CDS encoding DUF6252 family protein encodes MKKILSLIACFVLLQSCSDDSESNDSLTGSITATIDGQNWRSNIAIGAIQSANFSGINGSILQILGTTSNSSTLAINIPLQNLAPGTYTFNGYDATGSLSYTSMTDLYSSDETDGTFTFTISSYNSDNGTISGTFSGTLIGFDSPTPMSVTNGTFNNISIVSQQLYSNGNMSLKLNSGTVFNMDADSSDNLFLIIQQVDEANKIVVYGNNTNPGADYGIYSIMIPKNATVGSHAIDGNNYDAGFNNNSNITYTTTGGTINITSHNGNTIVGTFNFTANGNSQTMTISQGNFSITYN; translated from the coding sequence ATGAAAAAAATTCTTTCTCTTATCGCATGTTTTGTACTTTTACAATCATGTTCTGATGATTCTGAATCTAATGATTCACTAACAGGTTCTATTACCGCTACAATTGATGGTCAAAATTGGAGATCAAATATTGCAATTGGTGCTATACAATCTGCAAATTTTAGTGGAATTAATGGTAGTATACTTCAAATTTTAGGTACTACTTCAAATTCTTCTACGTTAGCCATTAATATCCCTTTACAAAATTTAGCTCCTGGAACATATACTTTTAATGGATATGACGCAACTGGAAGTTTGAGCTACACTTCCATGACTGATTTATATTCTTCTGATGAAACTGATGGAACATTTACCTTTACAATTAGTTCATACAATAGTGACAATGGAACTATTTCAGGAACGTTTAGTGGAACATTAATTGGTTTTGACTCACCAACACCTATGTCTGTTACAAATGGTACTTTTAACAATATTTCAATAGTTAGTCAGCAATTATATTCTAACGGAAATATGTCTTTAAAATTAAATAGCGGAACAGTTTTCAATATGGATGCTGATAGTAGTGATAATTTATTTTTAATAATTCAACAAGTTGATGAAGCAAACAAAATTGTAGTTTACGGAAACAATACAAACCCAGGAGCAGATTATGGTATTTATTCTATTATGATTCCTAAAAATGCAACTGTAGGTTCACACGCAATTGATGGAAATAATTATGACGCTGGATTTAATAATAATTCCAATATAACGTACACAACAACTGGAGGTACTATAAACATTACCTCTCATAACGGAAATACTATTGTAGGAACTTTTAATTTTACTGCAAATGGTAATTCTCAAACCATGACAATTTCACAAGGTAATTTTAGCATTACTTATAACTAA
- a CDS encoding TerB family tellurite resistance protein — MDSYQEKISLLQEMIAFALIDGELHDREYDFLEMVAMELEIEKDTFHQLFKSRGSVTVIKDEFHRICQFYRLALIMHCDGVLHEAEQIKINEIGINMGLNPYAMKRVLHLMKNSPDRMVDGEVLLSVFTEQHN, encoded by the coding sequence ATGGACAGTTACCAAGAAAAAATAAGTTTATTACAGGAAATGATTGCTTTTGCCTTAATTGATGGCGAATTGCACGATAGGGAGTACGATTTTTTAGAAATGGTTGCTATGGAATTGGAAATCGAGAAAGATACTTTTCATCAATTGTTTAAATCGAGAGGTTCTGTTACTGTAATAAAAGATGAGTTTCACCGTATTTGCCAATTTTATCGTTTGGCTTTAATAATGCATTGCGATGGTGTTTTACACGAAGCAGAGCAAATTAAAATCAATGAAATTGGAATTAATATGGGATTGAATCCGTATGCAATGAAACGCGTATTGCATTTAATGAAAAATTCCCCAGATCGAATGGTCGATGGAGAAGTTTTATTGTCGGTATTTACAGAACAACATAATTAA
- a CDS encoding alpha/beta hydrolase, which yields MKNQYLRFLVFFLLTYYCGSSQGKVSTFTIEAPQLKTSKKIWMYLPHNYETSEKKYPVLYMHDAQNLFDAKTSYAGEWRIDETLDSLKAEIIVVGIEHGNEKRLDELTPFPNKEYGGGNANAYLDFIVNQLKPYIDSNYRTKTNKMNTAIGGSSLGGLVSYYAILKYPEIFGKAMVFSPSFWFNEEMYSLTENAKKLKTKLYFMCGDSESETMVSDMDKMTHLVNEKRCTCMHLTKKVVVTGGKHNENLWAKEFGKAYLWLF from the coding sequence ATGAAAAACCAGTATTTACGCTTTTTGGTCTTTTTTTTATTAACATACTACTGTGGATCGTCGCAAGGAAAAGTAAGTACTTTTACGATTGAAGCCCCACAATTAAAGACTTCTAAGAAAATTTGGATGTATTTGCCACACAATTACGAAACCTCCGAAAAGAAATATCCAGTGCTTTACATGCACGATGCTCAAAACCTATTTGATGCCAAAACTTCTTATGCAGGCGAATGGCGAATTGATGAAACTTTAGATAGTTTAAAAGCCGAAATTATTGTTGTAGGAATTGAACATGGTAATGAAAAACGATTAGACGAACTCACTCCTTTTCCTAACAAAGAGTATGGTGGCGGAAATGCCAACGCTTATTTGGATTTTATAGTTAACCAATTAAAACCATATATCGATTCGAATTACCGAACCAAAACCAACAAAATGAATACCGCTATTGGCGGAAGTTCTTTAGGCGGATTGGTTTCGTATTATGCAATTTTAAAATATCCTGAAATCTTTGGAAAAGCAATGGTTTTCTCTCCTTCTTTTTGGTTCAACGAAGAAATGTATTCCTTAACAGAAAACGCTAAAAAACTAAAAACCAAACTTTACTTTATGTGTGGTGATAGCGAAAGCGAAACTATGGTAAGCGATATGGATAAAATGACACATTTGGTAAACGAAAAAAGATGTACTTGTATGCATTTGACCAAAAAAGTTGTTGTAACTGGCGGAAAACATAATGAAAATTTATGGGCGAAAGAATTTGGAAAAGCGTACCTTTGGCTCTTCTAA
- a CDS encoding DUF1456 family protein, which produces MNNNDIFKKLRVALQLRDDQIIEILNLVDFRVSKGELANVFRNENHPNYMDCGDQLLRNFLNGLVIHLRGTKEDPKDPKEVLNQIAKSKMPLSKDNKKQASKEGDKKPFKPKGTTDKKPFGQGTPSTKKQKPESPVERFKFNSGKNKK; this is translated from the coding sequence ATGAATAACAACGATATATTTAAAAAGTTACGTGTAGCCTTACAATTACGTGACGACCAAATTATTGAAATATTAAACTTGGTTGACTTTAGAGTTTCTAAAGGAGAATTGGCAAATGTTTTTAGAAATGAAAACCATCCTAATTATATGGATTGTGGCGATCAGTTGTTGCGTAATTTCTTAAACGGATTGGTTATTCATTTGCGAGGCACTAAAGAAGATCCAAAAGACCCGAAAGAAGTTTTAAACCAAATTGCCAAAAGCAAAATGCCTTTAAGCAAAGACAACAAAAAACAAGCTTCTAAAGAAGGCGATAAGAAACCTTTTAAACCAAAAGGGACAACCGATAAAAAACCTTTTGGACAAGGAACACCCTCAACAAAAAAACAAAAACCAGAAAGTCCAGTAGAACGTTTTAAGTTTAACTCTGGCAAGAATAAAAAGTAA
- a CDS encoding ABC transporter substrate-binding protein — MMQLTDQLGTQHTFETSPLRIVSLVPSQTELLYDLGLEDNIVGITKFCVHPLHFKASKTIIGGTKNVKFDKIQALQPDIIICNKEENTKEIVEDLAQICPVWVTDILTIEDNLQMIQDFGQLFNKRTEAQKWIDKINFAHQDFKQFIKDKPIKKVAYFIWSNPHMVAGNDTFISELLQLNRFENIYENKEGRYPEVELKKIRLEGDPDYVFLSSEPFPFKDEHAFEIGRFTHHAKTVFVDGEMFSWYGSRLLKAFEYFKILHSKI, encoded by the coding sequence ATAATGCAGCTTACAGATCAATTAGGAACCCAACATACATTTGAAACTTCGCCATTGCGTATCGTTTCATTAGTGCCTTCGCAAACCGAATTGCTTTACGATTTGGGTTTAGAAGATAACATTGTTGGTATTACTAAATTCTGTGTGCATCCGCTTCATTTTAAAGCTTCTAAAACAATAATTGGAGGTACTAAAAATGTAAAGTTTGACAAGATACAAGCATTACAACCTGATATTATTATTTGCAATAAGGAAGAAAATACAAAAGAAATTGTGGAAGATTTAGCTCAAATTTGTCCAGTTTGGGTAACCGATATTTTGACGATTGAAGATAATTTACAAATGATTCAAGACTTTGGTCAGTTGTTTAACAAACGTACCGAAGCACAAAAATGGATTGATAAAATTAATTTTGCACATCAAGATTTTAAGCAATTTATCAAAGATAAACCTATAAAGAAAGTAGCTTATTTTATTTGGTCAAATCCACACATGGTAGCAGGAAACGATACGTTTATCAGCGAATTGCTACAACTTAATCGCTTTGAAAATATTTATGAAAATAAAGAAGGTCGCTATCCAGAAGTTGAATTAAAAAAAATCCGACTAGAAGGCGACCCTGATTATGTATTTTTATCTTCTGAACCCTTTCCGTTTAAAGACGAACATGCTTTTGAAATAGGGCGTTTTACTCATCACGCGAAAACTGTTTTTGTTGATGGCGAAATGTTTTCTTGGTATGGCAGTCGATTATTAAAAGCGTTTGAGTATTTTAAAATATTGCATTCTAAGATATAG